The proteins below are encoded in one region of Streptomyces roseirectus:
- a CDS encoding SDR family oxidoreductase, producing MTRAQIPAARDLEGRIALVTGGGKGVGAAISRELARHGAHVIVNHFHSPDRAEETVEAIRAAGGSAQALRASVAKPDEVAEMFQAIARAHGDLDVLVNNAARGVFARYDELTDREWQRALDTNVHGARWCALNAVPLMRGRGGAVVNVSSIGAGLAMDNYLLVGVCKAALEALTRYLAADLGPLGIRVNTASAGLLDNTTAELFPGARELRQVCADAAPLGRVGTEEELARLVAFLASPQSGWVSGQTFLADGGLSVGRAMLTPRSTPPPPEPAEETVAIVGMGVVAPGVHGPDTLWERLVEGRPVFTEPGERFALDHFWSPGRRTADRTYSRVAGYAHEEGDTSDFLTTWLRAALRQCGAPPPGARAACFVGAWNEGSQHVEQSVLVEAVAEQAGRELRDLLRRHYPYAGAVADHLPYAAVRAALRGVLPERTPVRVVDTACSSSLYAIDLGAKSVLDGECDVAYCGGVFSQGPRYSVLFSQLGGLSASGRVRAFDAGADGVLFSDGAGLVALKRLDRARADGDRVLAVLAGFGAASDGRGKAVHAPHRTGQERALRRARGVNAVPAGQLDWVVAHATGTPVGDGVERAVLEEAHPGALCTSNKSVLGHTGWAAGVVSVVHALQGLAHSTVPAQVPYEAGGPSAPRVPAHATPLPRRPGRPRTVGVSAFGFGGTNAHLLLQDESGPRSQPPVLEGDPVVVVGWSAHLPGAPGEAEVLRRLHAGLPLAERHFGTPYPVPPPAEVRMPPRTAAAIDPAQLMALQAAARLAPFWAGLTETTGVITAHTGVPASSADLSVRCYARSLTEEVAAEPVKALVEAVLDRTPATGEDTLAGVMPNVIPARVAAVHDLHGLTMTVDTGPTSGRSALTTARAYLRRGELDLAVVLGVNGGSSALFAHLHGLAPDVPAEGAFALAVTRASVARAHGWSVLSPLDDLVAGLPERAALGPYLAADDLVEAVRRLPLPAPRTTSRHTVVWEPAGTVPSAAPVLSPGTLVITSPACAGALRDAVRAVPSCRLLAPRPGEDPQEAVAGLLADSPHGFRHVRVVVPMRTSPQWPAPPEGALLAVQEAAFVAVRELRDALVDGGTLGVVVLTGFPKGVAPPHAHLFTGFVKSLAWELVGCTPVALLSDAASALDALGAVGVELGRVRGLPVVVHREGVRLVQRLRASDVPAGTVALAPGAVVVATGGARGITAACLLGLAERVPVRVHLIGSSRLEDVPETLLRADDDQLPGLRAQFIASTRAEEPELSVREINQRFERLLHARESRLTLDRLRELCGADAVRFHTADVTDRKAVLRTAELVGSAEGRVDLLVNGAGVHHPGDIVRKDLPGMRRVRDVKLAGYHHLREAFAGALTPRLWCNFGSVTGLAGLPGESDYSPANDFLAGAAYAAAEERGEFTVAWTVWDETGLGSGSVVQSYTARTARLSRMTTAEGVAHFLDELARPRGERLITFVGEAEHASFERLFPGFRETSGLLGEADGPGRWRLTLDVERHGFLRDHLVDGRPTLPGVMLADVAVQAARRLVPGLAVRAVENLVFSAWVRAREGAPAEYRVTASVVGAEPERAASVAVSVRSDTVAPDGRVLARDREHFRAVVRLGGPEPLPAPSGEPDDGAGWRPVADPYYDAASPALLTGVFRATAEARGGPGGSVCRWQPDAALLAALPGTATPCVLLDSLARTRWLVPDAEGRVGVAVPRRIARIGLFAPGTDAALARDCADGIVLGHCAATGVSTARTADGRVLAQISGLYGTELARLDA from the coding sequence GCCCACGGCGACCTGGACGTCCTGGTCAACAACGCGGCCCGGGGCGTCTTCGCCCGCTACGACGAGCTGACCGACCGCGAGTGGCAGCGCGCGCTGGACACGAACGTGCACGGCGCCCGCTGGTGCGCCCTGAACGCCGTCCCGCTCATGCGCGGCCGGGGCGGCGCCGTCGTCAACGTCTCCTCCATCGGCGCGGGCCTCGCCATGGACAACTACCTCCTGGTCGGGGTGTGCAAGGCGGCGCTGGAGGCGCTGACGCGGTATCTCGCGGCGGATCTGGGGCCGCTCGGCATCCGGGTCAACACCGCGTCGGCGGGGCTGCTGGACAACACGACGGCCGAACTGTTCCCGGGGGCGCGGGAGTTGCGGCAGGTGTGCGCGGACGCGGCCCCGCTGGGCCGGGTCGGCACGGAGGAGGAACTGGCGCGGCTGGTGGCGTTCCTGGCGTCGCCGCAGAGCGGCTGGGTCTCGGGGCAGACGTTCCTCGCGGACGGCGGCCTTTCGGTGGGCCGGGCGATGCTCACGCCGCGTTCCACTCCCCCGCCGCCGGAACCGGCCGAGGAGACCGTCGCGATCGTCGGCATGGGCGTCGTCGCCCCCGGCGTCCACGGCCCCGACACGCTGTGGGAGCGGCTGGTCGAAGGGCGGCCGGTGTTCACGGAGCCCGGGGAGCGGTTCGCGCTGGACCACTTCTGGTCCCCCGGGCGCAGGACCGCCGACCGTACGTACAGCAGGGTCGCGGGCTACGCGCACGAGGAGGGCGACACGTCGGACTTCCTCACGACATGGCTGCGGGCGGCGCTCCGGCAGTGCGGCGCGCCCCCGCCGGGTGCGCGGGCGGCGTGTTTCGTCGGGGCGTGGAACGAGGGCAGTCAGCACGTCGAGCAGAGCGTCCTCGTCGAGGCCGTCGCCGAGCAGGCCGGGCGGGAGCTGCGGGACCTCCTGCGGCGCCACTACCCGTACGCCGGGGCGGTCGCGGACCACCTGCCGTACGCGGCCGTGCGCGCCGCGCTGCGCGGGGTCCTCCCGGAGCGGACGCCCGTGCGGGTGGTCGACACCGCGTGCTCGTCGTCGCTGTACGCGATCGACCTGGGGGCCAAGAGCGTCCTGGACGGGGAGTGCGACGTCGCGTACTGCGGGGGTGTCTTCTCGCAGGGGCCGCGCTACAGCGTGCTGTTCTCGCAGCTGGGCGGGTTGAGCGCGAGCGGCCGGGTGCGGGCGTTCGACGCGGGCGCGGACGGGGTGCTGTTCTCGGACGGCGCGGGCCTGGTCGCCCTGAAACGGCTGGACCGGGCGCGGGCCGACGGGGATCGGGTCCTCGCGGTGCTGGCCGGGTTCGGGGCCGCGTCCGACGGGCGGGGCAAGGCCGTGCACGCGCCGCACCGCACGGGTCAGGAGCGGGCGCTGCGGCGGGCGCGCGGCGTGAACGCGGTGCCGGCCGGGCAGCTCGACTGGGTGGTGGCCCACGCGACGGGCACCCCGGTGGGGGACGGGGTGGAGCGGGCGGTCCTGGAGGAGGCGCATCCGGGCGCGCTGTGCACGTCGAACAAGTCCGTGCTGGGGCACACCGGTTGGGCCGCCGGGGTGGTGTCGGTCGTGCACGCCCTCCAAGGACTCGCCCACTCGACGGTGCCCGCACAGGTCCCGTACGAGGCCGGCGGGCCGTCCGCGCCGCGCGTCCCCGCGCACGCGACGCCCCTGCCGCGCCGCCCCGGCCGGCCGCGCACGGTGGGGGTGTCGGCGTTCGGGTTCGGCGGGACCAACGCGCATCTGCTGCTCCAGGACGAGTCCGGGCCACGTTCGCAGCCCCCAGTTCTGGAGGGTGATCCGGTGGTCGTGGTCGGCTGGTCCGCGCACCTGCCCGGCGCGCCCGGCGAGGCGGAGGTCCTGCGGCGCCTGCACGCCGGACTCCCGCTCGCCGAACGACACTTCGGGACGCCGTACCCGGTGCCGCCGCCGGCCGAGGTGCGGATGCCGCCGCGCACCGCCGCCGCGATCGACCCGGCGCAGCTGATGGCGCTCCAGGCCGCCGCGCGCCTCGCTCCCTTCTGGGCGGGGCTGACGGAGACGACGGGGGTGATCACGGCGCACACCGGGGTGCCGGCGAGTTCGGCGGACCTCAGCGTGCGCTGCTACGCACGGTCACTGACGGAAGAGGTGGCCGCCGAGCCGGTGAAGGCGCTCGTCGAGGCCGTCCTCGACCGCACCCCGGCCACCGGCGAGGACACCCTCGCCGGGGTGATGCCCAATGTGATCCCGGCCCGCGTCGCCGCCGTCCACGACCTGCACGGGCTGACCATGACCGTGGACACGGGACCGACCTCCGGCCGCAGCGCCCTCACGACCGCGCGCGCGTACCTGAGGCGGGGGGAGCTGGACCTGGCGGTCGTCCTCGGTGTCAACGGCGGCAGCTCCGCGCTCTTCGCGCACCTGCACGGTCTCGCCCCGGACGTCCCGGCCGAGGGCGCCTTCGCGCTCGCCGTGACCCGTGCCTCCGTCGCCCGCGCGCACGGCTGGTCCGTCCTGTCCCCGCTCGACGACCTCGTGGCGGGCCTCCCTGAGCGGGCCGCGCTCGGCCCCTACCTGGCGGCGGACGACCTGGTCGAGGCGGTGCGCCGCCTCCCGCTCCCCGCGCCGCGCACGACCTCCCGGCACACCGTCGTCTGGGAGCCCGCCGGGACGGTCCCGTCCGCCGCGCCCGTCCTCTCCCCCGGCACCCTGGTCATCACCTCCCCCGCGTGCGCGGGCGCGTTGCGCGACGCCGTCCGCGCGGTGCCCTCCTGTCGGCTGCTGGCCCCGCGGCCCGGCGAGGATCCGCAGGAGGCCGTCGCGGGGCTCCTCGCCGACAGTCCGCACGGCTTCCGGCACGTGCGGGTGGTCGTGCCGATGCGGACGTCGCCGCAGTGGCCCGCGCCGCCGGAGGGCGCGCTGCTCGCGGTGCAGGAGGCGGCGTTCGTCGCCGTCCGGGAGCTGCGGGACGCGCTGGTGGACGGCGGGACGCTGGGGGTGGTGGTGCTGACGGGGTTCCCGAAAGGGGTGGCGCCGCCGCACGCGCACCTGTTCACCGGGTTCGTGAAGAGTCTCGCCTGGGAACTGGTGGGCTGCACGCCGGTGGCGTTGCTGAGTGACGCGGCGTCGGCGCTGGACGCGCTCGGTGCGGTGGGGGTGGAGCTGGGGCGGGTGCGGGGGTTGCCTGTCGTCGTGCACCGGGAGGGGGTGCGGCTGGTGCAGCGGCTGCGGGCGAGTGACGTGCCGGCGGGGACGGTCGCGCTGGCGCCGGGGGCGGTCGTCGTGGCGACCGGGGGTGCGCGGGGGATCACGGCCGCGTGTCTGCTGGGGCTGGCCGAACGGGTGCCGGTGCGGGTGCACCTGATCGGGTCGAGCCGCCTGGAGGACGTGCCGGAGACCCTGTTGCGCGCGGACGACGACCAACTCCCCGGCCTGCGCGCTCAGTTCATCGCCTCGACACGGGCCGAGGAGCCCGAGCTGTCCGTGCGGGAGATCAACCAGCGGTTCGAACGGCTGCTGCACGCCCGCGAGTCGCGGCTCACCCTGGACCGGCTGCGGGAGCTGTGCGGCGCGGACGCGGTGCGCTTCCACACCGCCGACGTCACCGACCGGAAGGCGGTGCTGCGGACGGCCGAACTGGTCGGGAGCGCCGAGGGGCGGGTGGATCTGCTGGTCAACGGAGCCGGGGTGCACCATCCCGGCGACATCGTCCGCAAGGACCTGCCGGGGATGCGGCGGGTGCGGGACGTGAAGCTCGCCGGCTACCACCATCTGCGCGAGGCGTTCGCCGGGGCGCTGACACCCCGGCTGTGGTGCAACTTCGGATCCGTGACCGGGCTCGCGGGGCTGCCCGGCGAGAGCGACTACTCGCCGGCGAACGACTTCCTCGCCGGGGCGGCGTACGCGGCGGCCGAGGAGCGGGGGGAGTTCACCGTCGCCTGGACCGTGTGGGACGAGACCGGGCTCGGCTCCGGCAGCGTCGTCCAGTCGTACACGGCGCGCACCGCGCGGCTCAGCCGGATGACGACGGCGGAGGGGGTGGCGCACTTCCTCGACGAGCTGGCGCGGCCCCGGGGCGAGCGGCTGATCACGTTCGTCGGGGAGGCCGAACACGCCTCGTTCGAGCGGCTGTTCCCCGGGTTCCGGGAGACGTCCGGGCTGCTGGGCGAGGCGGACGGGCCCGGCCGGTGGCGGCTGACGCTGGACGTGGAGCGGCACGGTTTCCTGCGGGACCACCTGGTGGACGGGCGGCCCACGCTGCCGGGGGTGATGCTCGCGGACGTCGCCGTGCAGGCCGCGCGGCGACTCGTGCCGGGGCTCGCTGTGCGCGCGGTGGAGAACCTGGTCTTCTCGGCATGGGTGCGGGCCCGGGAGGGGGCCCCGGCGGAGTACCGGGTCACGGCGTCGGTCGTCGGCGCGGAGCCGGAGCGGGCGGCGTCCGTCGCGGTGTCCGTGCGCTCGGACACCGTCGCGCCCGACGGGCGGGTGCTGGCCCGGGACCGTGAGCACTTCCGCGCGGTCGTCCGGCTGGGAGGTCCCGAGCCGCTGCCGGCCCCCTCCGGTGAGCCGGATGACGGCGCGGGGTGGCGGCCCGTCGCCGACCCGTACTACGACGCCGCCTCGCCCGCCCTGCTCACCGGCGTGTTCCGGGCCACCGCCGAGGCGCGCGGCGGGCCCGGGGGCAGCGTCTGCCGGTGGCAGCCGGACGCCGCCCTGCTCGCCGCGCTGCCCGGGACGGCCACGCCGTGCGTGCTGCTGGACAGCCTCGCCCGGACGCGGTGGCTGGTCCCCGACGCCGAGGGGCGGGTCGGCGTGGCGGTGCCGCGCCGGATCGCCCGGATCGGCCTGTTCGCGCCCGGCACCGACGCCGCTCTCGCCCGCGACTGCGCGGACGGCATCGTCCTCGGCCACTGCGCCGCGACCGGCGTGTCCACCGCGCGGACGGCCGACGGGCGGGTCCTCGCGCAGATCAGCGGCCTGTACGGCACCGAACTCGCCCGGCTGGACGCCTGA
- a CDS encoding SDR family NAD(P)-dependent oxidoreductase yields the protein MDLTGQTALVTGGTRGIGLAIAHRLLAAGARVVISGRDEDTGRAALDQLAAGDDAALSTGDATSRADAERAVDTVVERFGHLDIVVNNVGGAADFATVADISDDLWHRTLSLNLDPALYTTRRALAHLVPQRSGRIINISSMEGRDPDPGLCAYATAKHALIGFTRVLAKEVGVHGITANCVCPGAVLTDWVRDKGPVAARVLGTDYTGLLGHFTGRAVTGRLTSPQEVAAAVEWLASEGGAGVTAACISVDGGSTVL from the coding sequence ATGGACCTCACCGGACAGACCGCCCTCGTCACCGGCGGCACCCGGGGCATCGGCCTCGCCATCGCGCACCGGCTCCTCGCGGCGGGCGCCCGCGTGGTGATCTCCGGCCGCGACGAGGACACCGGCCGAGCGGCCCTGGACCAGCTCGCCGCCGGGGACGACGCCGCCTTGTCGACCGGCGACGCCACGTCCCGCGCGGACGCCGAGCGCGCCGTCGACACCGTCGTCGAACGGTTCGGGCACCTCGACATCGTCGTCAACAACGTCGGCGGGGCGGCGGACTTCGCGACCGTCGCCGACATCTCCGACGATCTCTGGCACCGCACCCTCTCCCTCAACCTCGACCCCGCCCTCTACACGACCCGCCGGGCCCTCGCCCACCTCGTCCCGCAGCGCTCGGGCCGCATCATCAACATCTCCTCCATGGAGGGCCGCGACCCCGACCCCGGGCTGTGCGCCTACGCCACCGCCAAACACGCCCTCATCGGATTCACCCGCGTCCTCGCCAAGGAGGTCGGCGTCCACGGCATCACCGCCAACTGCGTCTGCCCCGGCGCCGTCCTCACCGACTGGGTCCGCGACAAAGGTCCGGTCGCCGCGCGCGTCCTCGGCACGGACTACACCGGACTCCTCGGGCACTTCACCGGCCGCGCGGTGACAGGCCGGCTGACCTCGCCGCAGGAGGTGGCGGCGGCCGTGGAGTGGCTGGCCTCCGAGGGCGGGGCGGGGGTCACGGCGGCCTGCATCTCGGTGGACGGGGGGTCGACGGTGCTGTGA
- a CDS encoding SDR family NAD(P)-dependent oxidoreductase, which translates to MPGMDTSTAPRTTRTVVVTGAGTGIGRATAHAFAEQGAHVLAVGRRPEPLHETAAGHARITPLPVDITADGGPELIVRTALETHGRLDVLVNNAGIVRAGALGALTPETIAPQIATNLIAPVLLTQAALAPLEASGGVVVNVSTSVDRRAWPGNSVYAATKAALETLTRSWAVELAPRGIRVAAVAPGAIDTPIGEHQGLTPEQSAAVRQWQLAHTPLGRIGRPREVAWAITQLASPDASFVTGVVLPVDGGAVVA; encoded by the coding sequence ATGCCCGGCATGGACACCAGCACCGCACCGCGCACCACCAGGACCGTCGTCGTCACCGGAGCCGGCACCGGCATCGGCCGGGCCACCGCCCACGCGTTCGCCGAACAGGGCGCCCACGTCCTCGCCGTCGGTCGCCGCCCCGAACCCCTCCACGAGACGGCCGCAGGACACGCCCGGATCACCCCGCTGCCCGTCGACATCACCGCGGACGGCGGGCCCGAGCTGATCGTCCGCACGGCGCTGGAGACGCACGGCCGGCTGGACGTGCTGGTGAACAACGCCGGCATCGTGCGCGCCGGAGCCCTCGGCGCGCTCACCCCGGAGACGATCGCCCCGCAGATCGCGACCAACCTCATCGCCCCCGTCCTGCTGACCCAGGCCGCGCTGGCGCCGCTGGAGGCGTCCGGCGGTGTCGTCGTCAACGTGAGCACGTCGGTGGACCGGCGGGCCTGGCCCGGCAACTCCGTGTACGCGGCGACGAAGGCCGCGCTGGAGACGCTGACCCGCAGCTGGGCCGTCGAACTGGCACCGCGCGGGATCCGCGTCGCGGCGGTCGCGCCGGGCGCGATCGACACCCCGATCGGCGAGCACCAGGGACTGACGCCCGAACAGAGCGCCGCCGTACGGCAGTGGCAGTTGGCGCACACCCCGCTGGGCCGGATCGGCCGGCCCCGGGAAGTGGCCTGGGCGATCACTCAACTCGCGTCCCCTGACGCCTCATTCGTCACCGGGGTGGTCCTCCCGGTCGACGGCGGGGCGGTCGTCGCGTGA
- a CDS encoding restriction endonuclease — protein MARRRLTRARKRRLVRVGGGVLVGVGYLVWQYPWVVVGLVCVAVAGGGGWCLWAAHRRERLGDLAWRSRERRIELERSMAGIDAMSWQDFERYVAELCRRDGCTGVTVVGGAGDLAADVIGRLPDGRRLVVQVKHYAPHRKVPSGDMQKFVGMAYAEHHADVALYVTTCEYSAAARALALKHGITALNRDLFGSWNNGAPLLSLLPLGGAGGGPPRGRNRHRA, from the coding sequence ATGGCGAGGCGGAGATTGACGCGGGCGCGGAAGCGGCGGCTTGTGCGGGTCGGGGGTGGGGTGCTGGTCGGTGTCGGTTATCTCGTGTGGCAGTACCCGTGGGTGGTTGTCGGGCTGGTCTGTGTGGCGGTGGCCGGTGGGGGCGGCTGGTGTCTGTGGGCCGCGCACCGGCGTGAACGTCTCGGCGACCTCGCCTGGCGCAGCCGCGAGCGGCGGATCGAGCTGGAGCGGTCCATGGCGGGCATCGACGCGATGAGCTGGCAGGACTTCGAGCGGTACGTCGCCGAGCTGTGCCGGCGGGACGGGTGTACCGGGGTCACGGTGGTCGGCGGGGCGGGTGACCTCGCGGCGGATGTGATCGGCCGGCTTCCCGATGGGCGGCGGCTCGTCGTCCAGGTCAAGCACTACGCGCCGCACCGCAAGGTGCCCAGCGGTGACATGCAGAAGTTCGTCGGCATGGCCTACGCCGAGCACCATGCGGACGTCGCCCTGTATGTCACGACCTGCGAGTACAGCGCCGCCGCCCGCGCCCTCGCGCTCAAGCACGGCATCACCGCCCTCAACCGCGACCTGTTCGGCTCGTGGAACAACGGCGCGCCCCTGCTGTCCCTGCTTCCCCTCGGCGGCGCCGGAGGAGGACCGCCCCGTGGAAGGAACCGGCACCGCGCTTGA
- a CDS encoding IS110 family transposase, with product MIDTGGIDVYLGLDVGKGEHHATALTPAGKKTFDRRLPNSEPKLREVFAKLQAKHGTVLVIVDQVASIGALPLAVARELGCHVAYLPGLTMRRIADLYPGEAKTDAKDAFIIADAARSMPHTLRSVDLDDETIAELQMIVGFDDDLASEATRLSNRLRGLFTQIHPHLERVLGPRMQHPAVLRLLDQFGSPAQIRKAGRRRLVTLIRPKAPRMAERLIDDVFTALDEQTVVVPGTDAAALIVPSLASSLQAVLDQRKLLAHRIEELLEAHPLSKVLMSMPGIGIRTGARILIDVGDGTAFPSAAHLAAYAGLAPATRTSGSSIRGEQPSRRGNKQLKRAFFLSAFAALADPASRTYYDKKIAQGKHHTQAILCLARRRADVLFAMLRDGTFYQPPTPVAP from the coding sequence GTGATCGATACCGGCGGCATCGACGTCTACCTCGGCCTGGACGTCGGCAAGGGCGAACACCACGCCACCGCACTCACTCCGGCCGGGAAGAAGACCTTCGACCGCAGACTGCCCAACAGCGAGCCCAAACTCCGCGAGGTCTTCGCCAAACTGCAGGCCAAGCACGGCACCGTCCTCGTCATCGTCGACCAGGTCGCCTCCATCGGCGCCCTGCCCCTGGCCGTCGCCCGCGAGCTCGGCTGTCATGTCGCCTATCTGCCCGGCCTGACCATGCGGCGGATCGCCGACCTCTACCCCGGCGAGGCCAAGACTGACGCGAAGGACGCGTTCATCATCGCCGACGCGGCCAGGTCGATGCCCCACACGCTGCGGTCGGTCGACCTCGACGACGAGACGATCGCCGAGCTGCAGATGATCGTGGGGTTCGACGACGACCTGGCGTCCGAGGCAACTCGCCTGTCCAACCGGCTGCGGGGCCTGTTCACACAGATTCATCCGCACCTGGAAAGGGTCCTGGGCCCGCGCATGCAGCACCCGGCCGTCCTCAGGCTGCTGGACCAGTTCGGCTCGCCGGCCCAGATACGCAAGGCCGGACGCCGACGGCTCGTCACCCTGATCCGGCCGAAAGCGCCCCGCATGGCGGAGCGGCTGATCGATGACGTGTTCACCGCGCTGGACGAGCAGACCGTTGTCGTCCCGGGCACGGATGCGGCCGCGCTGATCGTTCCCAGCCTCGCCTCCTCGCTCCAGGCAGTGCTCGACCAGCGCAAACTGCTGGCCCACCGGATCGAGGAACTGCTGGAGGCCCACCCTCTTTCCAAGGTCCTGATGTCCATGCCGGGCATCGGCATCAGGACCGGAGCCCGCATCCTCATCGACGTCGGTGACGGCACCGCGTTCCCGTCCGCCGCCCACCTTGCCGCCTACGCCGGCCTCGCCCCGGCGACCCGGACCTCCGGGTCGTCCATCCGCGGCGAACAGCCCTCACGGAGAGGAAACAAGCAGCTCAAGCGGGCCTTCTTCCTCTCCGCGTTCGCCGCACTGGCCGACCCGGCCTCCCGCACCTACTACGACAAGAAGATCGCCCAGGGAAAGCACCACACCCAGGCCATCCTCTGCCTCGCCCGACGCCGAGCAGACGTGCTCTTCGCGATGCTCCGCGACGGCACCTTCTACCAACCACCAACCCCAGTTGCCCCTTGA
- a CDS encoding ferredoxin → MDLYFDPVPLLDDARGAFLGQWPDRKWLNVPGPFYGAATDNCGTGRIHAPGLVLYEADHFTEYVYRQPRTPEELQQLVDAAEAEAFSGYGCDGDTHWTPSAVREWWRDRGRIREYLANRRADWEADDAKAGQGVAAAALKYAAYLDGELASHLRVYLFWLEQRCPPTVADRLPHL, encoded by the coding sequence GTGGACCTCTACTTCGATCCGGTGCCTCTGCTCGACGACGCGCGAGGGGCATTCCTCGGACAGTGGCCGGACCGGAAGTGGCTCAATGTGCCCGGACCGTTCTACGGGGCCGCGACCGACAACTGCGGCACAGGCCGTATCCACGCCCCCGGGCTCGTGCTCTACGAGGCCGACCACTTCACCGAGTACGTGTACCGACAGCCCCGGACGCCGGAGGAACTACAGCAGTTGGTCGACGCGGCGGAGGCCGAGGCGTTCTCCGGCTACGGTTGCGACGGCGACACCCACTGGACACCGTCAGCGGTCCGGGAATGGTGGCGCGACCGAGGGCGGATCAGGGAGTATCTGGCGAACCGGCGAGCCGACTGGGAGGCCGACGACGCGAAGGCAGGGCAAGGTGTGGCCGCCGCTGCCCTGAAGTACGCCGCATACCTCGACGGCGAGCTGGCATCGCACCTCCGCGTCTATCTCTTCTGGCTTGAACAGCGATGCCCTCCCACAGTTGCGGACCGACTGCCGCACCTCTGA
- a CDS encoding S66 peptidase family protein translates to MTLKPLLRPRALVPGDLVVIASLSGPLHAEYEPDLEQAVGVLERMGFRVRRAPLLEVGRRRWWSAARPEEIAEEFNGLLRDPEVRAIVAHDGGQTVFGYLDLIDFRAVAADPKPILGLSDISLLHLALYARTGLVGFHTDVATPGIGGSWQRAPAARRTELEKLYATLLTGTEAIGTLPTGPAWECWRPGRTEGRLIGGVINRVTLVQATPFALPLDAFDGAVLFWEEAGVPASHLWTYLHVLRHAGILDRISGMVVGVPHEIAGLGESPSLREIVLDVLGDRAIPILANADFGHAGPNLPMPLGVRAGLDAGERTLTLLEPAVVRG, encoded by the coding sequence GTGACCCTGAAACCCCTGCTCCGCCCCCGCGCCCTCGTCCCCGGCGACCTCGTCGTCATCGCCTCCCTCTCCGGACCGCTGCACGCCGAGTACGAGCCCGACCTCGAACAGGCGGTGGGCGTGCTGGAGCGGATGGGCTTCCGTGTCCGCCGGGCGCCGCTGCTCGAAGTGGGGCGGCGCCGCTGGTGGAGCGCGGCGCGGCCCGAGGAGATCGCCGAGGAGTTCAACGGGCTGCTGCGCGACCCCGAGGTGCGGGCGATCGTCGCGCACGACGGCGGGCAGACGGTGTTCGGCTACCTCGACCTGATCGATTTCCGGGCGGTCGCCGCCGACCCCAAGCCGATCCTCGGCCTGAGCGACATCTCGCTGCTGCACCTCGCCCTCTACGCGCGCACGGGCCTGGTCGGCTTCCACACCGACGTCGCCACCCCCGGCATCGGCGGGAGCTGGCAGCGGGCGCCCGCTGCGCGCCGGACGGAACTGGAGAAGCTGTACGCGACGCTGCTGACCGGCACGGAGGCGATCGGCACGCTGCCGACCGGCCCGGCGTGGGAGTGCTGGCGCCCCGGCCGCACCGAGGGACGGCTCATCGGCGGGGTGATCAACCGCGTCACGCTGGTACAGGCCACGCCGTTCGCGCTGCCCCTCGACGCGTTCGACGGCGCGGTGCTGTTCTGGGAAGAGGCGGGCGTCCCCGCCTCACACCTGTGGACCTACCTGCACGTCCTGCGGCACGCCGGCATCCTCGACCGGATCTCCGGCATGGTCGTGGGCGTCCCCCACGAGATCGCCGGGCTCGGCGAGTCGCCCAGCCTGCGCGAGATCGTCCTCGACGTCCTCGGCGACCGCGCCATCCCCATCCTCGCCAACGCCGACTTCGGCCACGCCGGCCCCAACCTCCCGATGCCGCTCGGCGTACGCGCCGGGCTGGACGCGGGGGAGCGGACACTGACACTGCTCGAACCGGCGGTTGTGCGGGGCTGA
- a CDS encoding NAD(P)-dependent oxidoreductase yields the protein MNERQNTTTTTVTVIGLGPMGQAMTRTLLKAGHQVTVWNRTASRADGVVADGAKHAATPREAVEASDLVILSLTDYRAMYDILDGATDSLAGRTLVNLSSDTPDRSREAADWAAGHGAGFLTGGVMTPAPMVGTEAAYVYYSGPADLLDSHRATLALLGAPKHLGDDPGLAQLMYQAQLALFLATLSGLMHATAMLGTAGIPAREALPELLPLADSIGAMLRAGEEHPGTALDAGEHPGELSTVTMMGATADHIVETSRALGIDLALPLTVQAHYRRAIDDGHGGDNWTRIIDGIRAPR from the coding sequence GTGAACGAACGACAGAACACCACCACCACGACCGTCACCGTGATCGGACTCGGCCCGATGGGCCAGGCGATGACCCGCACCCTCCTCAAGGCCGGCCACCAGGTCACCGTCTGGAACCGCACCGCGAGCAGGGCGGACGGCGTCGTCGCCGACGGGGCCAAGCACGCGGCGACACCCCGCGAGGCGGTCGAGGCGAGCGACCTCGTGATCCTCAGCCTCACCGACTACCGGGCGATGTACGACATCCTCGACGGCGCCACCGACTCCCTCGCCGGCCGGACCCTGGTCAACCTCAGCTCCGACACCCCCGACCGCTCGCGCGAGGCGGCCGACTGGGCGGCCGGCCACGGCGCCGGCTTCCTCACCGGCGGCGTCATGACCCCCGCGCCGATGGTCGGCACGGAGGCCGCCTACGTCTACTACAGCGGCCCCGCCGACCTGCTGGACAGCCACCGGGCGACGCTGGCCCTGCTGGGCGCGCCGAAACACCTGGGCGACGACCCGGGCCTGGCCCAGCTGATGTACCAGGCCCAACTCGCCCTGTTCCTCGCCACCTTGTCCGGCCTCATGCACGCCACCGCGATGCTGGGCACGGCGGGCATCCCGGCCAGGGAAGCACTCCCCGAGCTGCTTCCCCTCGCCGACTCGATCGGCGCCATGCTCAGGGCCGGCGAGGAACACCCCGGCACCGCGCTCGACGCGGGCGAACACCCCGGCGAACTCAGCACGGTCACCATGATGGGCGCGACGGCCGACCACATCGTCGAGACCAGCCGGGCCCTCGGCATCGACCTCGCGCTCCCGCTGACCGTGCAGGCGCACTACCGGCGCGCGATCGACGACGGACACGGCGGCGACAACTGGACCCGCATCATCGACGGCATCCGCGCCCCGCGCTGA